The following are encoded together in the Syngnathus typhle isolate RoL2023-S1 ecotype Sweden linkage group LG5, RoL_Styp_1.0, whole genome shotgun sequence genome:
- the asb6 gene encoding ankyrin repeat and SOCS box protein 6 translates to MPYLHGFRRIIYEYQPLVDAIMSVVGLEGDSGHESRCPEDETRLCSSLMELLERESHSEVFMNGISYALFKMAERGQVEAAEVLLQYGADLNFEDPVSFYSPLHIAVLRNRPNMVKLLVEHKAHIEQRDRIHESSPLDLASEDSDRLPCLLALLDLGADVNACDKRGKTPLLHALASSDGLTVNNTENIQLLLQRGADVQAVTEDGETVASLLVFLVKEAFDASAEEAAEMGRFCLKTMQLLLAHGVDPSCDVSDSESSLTQTSLEHFDLLFPLAVLTVQSGASLFCAHSDSCWQASTIIFQRLQTALRQCSDPNDASELLEQAEILLDLVKVNYPTVSLHSRLGPLTLGQGPHPYAQELQNLHSRVVMHDTSPAALKCLCRALIRGHLQPWPLEEKINALPLPDRLKGFLLPERTYKPKPGWDCFKPQQRQL, encoded by the exons ATGCCTTACCTCCACGGCTTTCGAAGGATCATATATGAGTATCAACCATTGGTGGATGCTATCATGAGTGTGGTCGGACTGGAAGGAGACAGTGGTCACGAGAGCAG ATGTCCAGAAGATGAGACACGTCTGTGCAGTTCTTTAATGGAGTTGCTGGAGCGAGAGTCCCATTCTGAAGTTTTTATGAACGGCATCAGCTACGCTCTGTTTAAAATGGCTGAGCGGGGACAGGTGGAGGCTGCTGAAGTCCTTCTACAGTACGGAGCAGATCTTAATTTTGAGG ATCCAGTGTCGTTCTACAGTCCTCTGCATATAGCGGTTCTGAGAAACAGACCAAACATGGTGAAACTGCTCGTCGAGCACAAAGCTCACATTGAACAAAGAGACAGG ATTCATGAAAGCAGCCCCTTGGATCTTGCCAGTGAGGACTCGGACCGTTTGCCCTGCCTGCTTGCATTGCTTGACCTGGGTGCCGATGTGAACGCATGCGATAAACGAG GAAAAACCCCGTTGCTTCATGCCTTGGCAAGCAGTGATGGGTTAACTGTGAACAACACAGAGAACATCCAGCTTCTCCTTCAGAGAG GTGCTGACGTCCAAGCTGTTACTGAAGATGGTGAAACAGTTGCGTCCTTGTTGGTGTTTCTGGTCAAGGAGGCATTTGACGCCAGTGCTGAGGAAGCTGCTGAGATGGGAAGATTCTGCCTAAAAACCATGCAGTTACTGCTGGCCCATGGCGTGGACCCTAGCTGTGACGTGAGTGACAGCGAGTCCTCCCTGACCCAAACAAGCCTGGAGCACTTTGACTTGCTTTTCCCCTTGGCCGTGCTCACAGTCCAGAGCGGAGCCTCTTTATTTTGTGCCCACAGTGACTCCTGCTGGCAGGCTTCCACAATTATTTTCCAGCGGCTTCAGACAGCCCTGCGGCAGTGCTCGGATCCAAATGATGCCTCTGAGCTCCTTGAGCAAGCTGAGATTTTGCTGGATCTAGTGAAAGTAAACTACCCCACAGTGAGCCTACATTCCAGGCTGGGACCTCTTACACTTGGACAAGGCCCTCACCCATATGCTCAAGAGCTACAAAATCTACACAGCCGAGTAGTCATGCATGATACTTCCCCTGCTGCTCTCAAGTGCCTTTGCAGGGCGTTGATTAGGGGCCACCTCCAGCCCTGGCCATTGGAAGAAAAAATCAATGCTTTGCCGCTACCAGACAGACTGAAAGGATTCCTTCTTCCTGAGCGTACATATAAGCCAAAGCCTGGTTGGGACTGTTTTAAACCCCAGCAAAGACAGCTCTGA